From Triticum aestivum cultivar Chinese Spring chromosome 4A, IWGSC CS RefSeq v2.1, whole genome shotgun sequence, a single genomic window includes:
- the LOC123088414 gene encoding uncharacterized protein has protein sequence MDGAAHIASDSPEDERASSSASSTGSASWRSRPHKWIHLRQRRRPLSARRGEGGEANGKGDGDDVQDLALPLGRCPSRRFSPSTCLWKTMASVVSTGPGPLSAVLI, from the exons ATGGACGGGGCCGCCCACATCGCCAGCGACTCCCCGGAGGACGAAAGGGCCTCCTCCTCCGCGTCCTCTACCGGCTCGGCCTCCTGGCGCTCCCGGCCGCACAAGTGGATTCACCTGCGGCAGCGCCGGCGACCGTTGTCCGCtcggagaggagagggcggcgaagCCAATGGCAAGGGCGACGGTGACGACGTGCAGGACCTCGCGCTGCCGCTGGGGAGATGTCCTTCACGGCGGTTCTCGCCCAG TACATGCCTTTGGAAAACCATGGCCAGTGTTGTTTCCACCGGACCGGGTCCTCTCTCCGCTGTTCTGATCTAA